A genomic region of Erythrobacter sp. SCSIO 43205 contains the following coding sequences:
- a CDS encoding diguanylate cyclase, with translation MQTQILGLLTPLMALLFAVTFALFWKLGAMRRHVLGFAIGYVFFAAGYLVTHLAPPDALYLFHATQLLYSIAVFLMLFSVCERVGQRINLPLMAGIYGVSALALAIAVGVTNDVAPRLIIVNTGYGAMYMVGLATLLMAPRRGPVDHAILAVIALGAIDFLVRPNLTLMYQSSIPDQAYRESFYYSIIGLVLGVKSVLGAMVLMGATIFEWTTSLRESSEADPLTGLQNRAAFEETMHAILPKAQSEGRPLSLVVADIDHFKQVNDIWGHQSGDKAISSFGKLINEMVRNCDKAGRIGGEEFCIAAYNCPNEPAERLAERIRQAFAQLAHEGLSNDIRLTASFGVATAAEGETYEQLFARADAALYKAKSNGRNRVENAERPSPITTSIPAMAQAEPVTERRA, from the coding sequence ATGCAAACGCAAATCCTCGGATTGCTGACACCTTTGATGGCGCTGCTGTTCGCGGTTACATTTGCCTTGTTCTGGAAGCTGGGCGCGATGCGCCGTCATGTCCTTGGCTTTGCCATCGGATATGTGTTTTTTGCCGCTGGCTATCTGGTAACGCATCTTGCCCCGCCTGATGCGCTGTATCTGTTCCATGCGACTCAGCTGCTTTATTCGATTGCCGTTTTCCTGATGTTGTTTTCGGTGTGCGAGCGGGTAGGGCAACGGATCAACCTGCCGCTTATGGCTGGCATTTATGGTGTGAGCGCGCTTGCCCTGGCGATTGCGGTTGGAGTGACCAATGATGTCGCTCCAAGGCTCATCATCGTGAATACAGGTTATGGCGCGATGTATATGGTTGGCCTTGCTACCCTTCTCATGGCGCCGCGGCGTGGCCCGGTTGATCATGCCATCCTCGCGGTCATTGCTCTTGGCGCGATAGATTTTCTGGTGAGGCCCAACCTTACCCTGATGTATCAAAGCAGTATTCCCGACCAAGCCTATCGGGAATCGTTCTATTACTCGATCATCGGTCTTGTCCTTGGAGTGAAATCGGTCCTTGGAGCGATGGTCTTGATGGGCGCAACGATCTTTGAATGGACCACGTCCTTGCGCGAAAGCAGCGAAGCGGATCCGCTCACCGGCCTTCAAAACCGCGCGGCCTTTGAAGAAACGATGCACGCGATCCTTCCCAAAGCGCAATCAGAGGGGCGGCCCTTGAGTCTGGTCGTGGCTGACATCGACCATTTCAAACAGGTCAACGATATTTGGGGGCATCAGTCCGGCGACAAAGCGATTTCAAGCTTTGGCAAACTTATCAATGAGATGGTGCGAAACTGTGATAAGGCTGGTCGGATCGGGGGCGAGGAGTTTTGTATCGCCGCCTACAACTGCCCCAATGAACCAGCAGAGCGACTGGCAGAGCGTATTCGCCAAGCCTTTGCGCAGCTCGCTCACGAAGGGCTTAGCAATGACATTCGCCTTACCGCGAGCTTCGGCGTTGCGACCGCTGCCGAGGGTGAGACGTATGAACAGCTGTTCGCGCGTGCGGACGCAGCGCTCTACAAGGCCAAATCAAACGGGCGCAACCGGGTCGAAAACGCAGAGCGTCCGAGCCCGATTACAACGTCCATCCCTGCCATGGCGCAGGCTGAGCCGGTTACAGAGCGCCGCGCCTGA
- a CDS encoding chemotaxis protein CheW, giving the protein MYYELITFGIANQLFGIDIMTIREIRAWSPVTRLPRVPDHVAGVVNLRGTVLPVIDLSVRLGWPATETTPRNPIVVVEHEGQSRGLIVHDVNDIVSIERDTIQQPDSSSNDTVTHFLEGIAPLEDEMVMVLDLNKLMASDEIEMAA; this is encoded by the coding sequence ATGTACTATGAACTCATCACATTCGGGATCGCCAATCAATTGTTTGGCATCGATATTATGACGATCCGTGAGATTCGCGCCTGGTCGCCGGTAACCCGCCTGCCGCGCGTTCCGGATCATGTCGCTGGCGTTGTCAATCTACGCGGTACGGTCCTTCCCGTGATTGATCTATCTGTGCGACTTGGCTGGCCTGCCACTGAAACCACCCCGCGAAACCCGATTGTGGTGGTTGAGCACGAAGGGCAATCGCGCGGTCTGATTGTGCATGATGTCAACGACATCGTTTCGATAGAACGCGACACCATCCAACAGCCCGATTCAAGCTCCAACGACACTGTGACACATTTTCTCGAAGGCATTGCGCCGCTTGAAGATGAGATGGTGATGGTCCTCGACCTCAACAAGTTGATGGCGTCCGATGAGATCGAAATGGCCGCTTAA
- a CDS encoding response regulator produces the protein MNTAQPLALEAQSSKVRVLTVDDSASMRALLRAALSSNGFDVEQAEDGQEALEWLATNEVDVVLTDINMPRLDGFGLIEKLRETALHADRPILVLTTESSEEKKARAKNAGATGWIVKPFDAAKLTAALRRVAH, from the coding sequence ATGAACACAGCTCAGCCCTTAGCGCTCGAAGCGCAATCATCGAAAGTTAGAGTCCTGACCGTCGATGACAGCGCTAGTATGCGCGCGCTTTTGCGTGCGGCGCTGTCGTCGAACGGGTTTGACGTTGAACAAGCCGAGGATGGGCAAGAGGCTCTTGAATGGCTGGCAACGAATGAAGTTGATGTGGTGCTCACCGACATCAATATGCCGCGCCTTGACGGTTTCGGGCTCATCGAAAAACTTCGGGAAACAGCGCTCCATGCCGACCGGCCCATTCTCGTGCTGACGACCGAAAGCTCAGAAGAGAAGAAAGCGCGCGCCAAAAATGCTGGTGCAACCGGTTGGATCGTCAAGCCGTTTGATGCTGCAAAGCTGACCGCTGCCCTGCGCCGCGTGGCTCACTAA
- a CDS encoding chemotaxis protein CheD, with protein sequence MNAPFQPEIRDTILQGEARASGDDRMVMSTVLGSCVATCLYDPVARIGGMNHYLLAKPAAETTSLDRSYGLFLMELLINEMLKLGADKKRMKARIYGGANMSAGLGPIGTANAQFARQFLKDEGIPTVFEDLEGTCARRIDFRPSTGQVRARRVTNEKVPTPTPTMSITENPLGRSKDDIGGVELF encoded by the coding sequence ATGAACGCACCGTTTCAGCCCGAAATCAGGGACACAATCTTGCAAGGTGAAGCGCGGGCCAGCGGAGATGATCGTATGGTCATGTCCACTGTTCTGGGCAGCTGCGTTGCCACGTGCCTTTATGACCCGGTCGCGCGCATCGGCGGGATGAACCACTACCTTTTGGCAAAACCAGCAGCCGAAACCACAAGCCTTGATCGCTCCTACGGACTGTTCCTGATGGAGCTTCTCATCAACGAGATGCTTAAGCTGGGGGCGGATAAAAAGCGCATGAAAGCCCGAATCTACGGCGGCGCAAATATGTCGGCTGGTCTTGGTCCAATCGGAACAGCGAATGCCCAATTTGCCCGGCAATTTCTGAAGGATGAGGGGATCCCGACCGTTTTTGAAGACCTTGAAGGGACGTGCGCGCGCCGCATCGATTTTCGCCCGTCGACAGGTCAGGTGCGCGCCCGCCGCGTTACTAACGAGAAGGTTCCAACTCCAACCCCAACCATGTCCATTACGGAAAATCCACTGGGTCGCTCGAAAGACGACATTGGTGGTGTCGAGCTATTTTGA
- a CDS encoding chemotaxis response regulator protein-glutamate methylesterase, which yields MTVRVLVVDDSAMMRALISRKLNAESDIEVIATANDAIEARQLIKQLDPDVVTLDIEMPGMDGLSFLEKIMTLRPTPVIVVSGSTRAGTQATARALQLGAVNCYAKSTRERSIKDDDGGELARLVREASKVELARTVSPNRPNAATRPRARTAAGNAVSTRPAITASARGNRQRPDLIAIGSSTGGVEALNKLLRDFPADCPPTLIVQHVNATFAPAIAQSLDKIAAPRVALAESDTILAPGLVLVAPGDTKHLEVARAGRHGYRAVLREGELTSGHRPSVDRLFASVAKTVGERAVGVILTGMGEDGARELASMAQTGAHTIAQDRESCVVFGMPRAAIALGAAKAVLPLERITREIFDFVPTAQSHESSARLSMSAHESLRGQQQAQTRAGLRSGTTWETNL from the coding sequence ATGACTGTCCGGGTTCTTGTGGTTGATGATTCTGCGATGATGCGCGCGCTCATCTCGCGCAAGCTCAACGCTGAAAGCGATATTGAGGTGATCGCGACCGCCAATGATGCAATCGAGGCGCGCCAGCTCATCAAGCAACTCGATCCGGATGTTGTGACGCTGGATATTGAGATGCCGGGAATGGACGGCCTTTCTTTCCTTGAGAAAATCATGACCTTGCGTCCTACGCCGGTTATCGTCGTTTCCGGATCAACCCGCGCTGGCACTCAGGCAACCGCACGCGCGCTCCAGCTGGGCGCTGTCAATTGCTATGCCAAATCGACGAGAGAGCGCTCGATCAAGGATGATGATGGCGGCGAATTGGCGCGGCTGGTGCGCGAGGCATCAAAGGTTGAGCTCGCCCGCACTGTATCCCCAAACCGACCCAATGCTGCGACGCGACCGCGGGCAAGAACCGCCGCTGGCAACGCGGTTTCCACACGGCCTGCCATCACCGCCAGCGCTCGCGGCAACAGACAGCGCCCTGATCTGATTGCTATCGGCTCATCGACTGGCGGCGTGGAAGCGTTGAATAAGCTTCTTCGCGACTTTCCTGCTGACTGTCCGCCCACTCTCATCGTTCAGCACGTGAACGCCACCTTTGCTCCGGCGATTGCGCAATCGCTTGATAAGATCGCTGCTCCGCGCGTCGCATTGGCTGAAAGCGATACGATTTTGGCACCCGGGCTTGTTCTGGTGGCACCGGGAGACACAAAGCACCTCGAAGTCGCACGTGCAGGACGCCATGGTTACCGTGCCGTTTTGCGTGAAGGGGAACTGACATCCGGTCATCGGCCAAGTGTTGATCGCCTGTTCGCATCAGTTGCCAAAACCGTTGGAGAGCGTGCTGTCGGAGTGATCCTGACTGGCATGGGCGAAGATGGCGCGAGAGAATTGGCCAGCATGGCGCAAACTGGCGCCCATACGATTGCCCAAGACCGGGAAAGCTGCGTCGTTTTCGGGATGCCGCGTGCAGCCATTGCCCTTGGCGCAGCAAAGGCGGTGCTCCCACTCGAACGCATCACCAGAGAAATTTTCGACTTCGTGCCGACGGCTCAATCGCATGAAAGCAGCGCAAGGCTTTCAATGTCAGCGCACGAAAGCCTGCGTGGTCAACAACAGGCACAAACAAGAGCTGGTCTTCGCTCCGGCACCACTTGGGAAACAAACCTATGA
- a CDS encoding protein-glutamate O-methyltransferase CheR has translation MHQALSAPDDFAIVPGVSPQLYKSADFHRIAQLLKDEAGIVLSDKKTMLAYSRLAPLVRQSAKETFGEYLDLVEKDEVQRRKVVASLTTNHTYFNREPHHFEHFTNTVRDDIIKRSQNREKVRIWSAGSSSGEEIHTLMMYLLGENKAQGQKIARGDLRVLASDLADHAVCAAKAATYDAEAVSKMPEALRNVWCEVASGDPSCVTISPVITNLIRYRQLNLLRPWPFDGQFDVIFCRNVMIYFDEPTKVELVRRFAERLKPGGYLYIGHSERVAGPAVEVLKLVGATIYQKVKQ, from the coding sequence ATGCATCAAGCCCTGTCCGCCCCGGACGACTTTGCCATCGTTCCAGGGGTTAGCCCCCAACTGTATAAAAGTGCTGATTTTCATCGCATTGCGCAGCTTTTAAAAGATGAAGCTGGCATTGTTTTGTCTGACAAAAAAACGATGCTTGCCTATTCGCGTCTCGCTCCCCTGGTGCGCCAGAGTGCTAAAGAGACTTTCGGCGAATATCTTGATCTGGTCGAAAAAGACGAGGTGCAGCGCCGCAAAGTCGTCGCCTCGCTGACGACCAATCACACCTATTTCAATCGCGAACCGCACCACTTCGAACACTTCACCAACACCGTGCGCGACGACATCATAAAGCGCAGCCAGAACCGTGAGAAAGTCAGGATCTGGTCAGCCGGCTCTTCAAGCGGCGAAGAAATTCACACGCTGATGATGTATTTGCTGGGTGAGAACAAAGCGCAAGGCCAGAAAATTGCGCGCGGCGACCTGCGCGTTCTGGCGAGTGATCTGGCTGATCATGCTGTGTGCGCTGCAAAAGCAGCGACATATGACGCAGAAGCGGTGAGCAAAATGCCCGAGGCCCTGCGCAATGTCTGGTGCGAGGTTGCGAGCGGTGATCCCAGCTGTGTGACGATCAGCCCGGTGATCACCAATCTGATCCGTTATCGCCAGCTCAATCTGCTGCGCCCCTGGCCGTTTGACGGCCAATTCGACGTCATCTTCTGTCGCAATGTGATGATCTATTTTGACGAGCCGACCAAGGTTGAATTGGTGCGGCGGTTTGCCGAGCGCTTAAAGCCTGGAGGCTATCTTTACATCGGTCATTCCGAACGTGTCGCTGGACCAGCTGTTGAGGTGCTCAAACTTGTTGGCGCGACTATTTACCAGAAAGTGAAACAATGA